One Bacillus sp. 1780r2a1 DNA segment encodes these proteins:
- a CDS encoding phosphatidate cytidylyltransferase, whose protein sequence is MKQRIITAIVALAVFVPIVMIGGLPFTALMYLLATIGVVELLNMKKIKPLSFPIIVSLLLTWVFLLPTSSDAAFQMVSEHKVEVALFATLLLLMYTVVVKNVFTFDGVGFLLLTTLYVGLGFHYFIEVRSEYGLTYLFFAFLLIWATDSGAYFIGRAMGKRKLWPEISPNKTIEGFVGGVVCALVVAIIFKVASGIEQSMGAVLLIGIIISLFGQMGDLVQSAFKRHYGVKDSGKLLPGHGGILDRFDSLLFIMPILAFLLSL, encoded by the coding sequence ATGAAACAAAGAATCATTACAGCCATTGTTGCACTAGCAGTGTTTGTGCCTATTGTCATGATTGGTGGCTTACCATTTACTGCTCTAATGTATTTGTTAGCAACAATTGGCGTTGTTGAACTGCTAAATATGAAAAAAATTAAGCCATTGTCTTTCCCTATTATTGTCAGTCTCTTACTGACCTGGGTATTTTTATTGCCAACTAGCTCAGATGCTGCATTTCAAATGGTAAGTGAACATAAAGTAGAAGTAGCTCTATTTGCCACGCTATTACTATTAATGTATACGGTAGTTGTAAAAAATGTATTTACATTTGATGGGGTAGGCTTTCTTTTATTGACGACACTTTATGTAGGACTAGGCTTTCATTATTTTATCGAAGTTCGTTCAGAGTATGGGTTAACGTATCTATTTTTCGCATTTCTTTTAATTTGGGCAACTGACTCTGGTGCTTATTTTATTGGACGAGCAATGGGAAAGAGGAAGTTGTGGCCTGAAATTAGTCCAAATAAAACGATTGAAGGTTTTGTTGGTGGAGTAGTGTGCGCATTAGTGGTTGCCATTATTTTTAAAGTGGCGTCGGGCATTGAACAATCCATGGGCGCAGTACTTTTAATTGGAATCATCATCTCGTTATTTGGACAAATGGGAGATTTAGTACAGTCGGCATTTAAACGACATTATGGAGTGAAAGATTCAGGTAAACTGTTACCAGGGCATGGAGGAATACTAGACCGATTTGACAGTCTGCTATTTATTATGCCAATTCTGGCTTTCCTTTTATCTCTTTAA
- the rpsB gene encoding 30S ribosomal protein S2, translating to MSVISMKQLLEAGVHFGHQTRRWNPKMKKYIFTERNGIYIIDLQKTVKKVEEAYRFVKELAADGGTMLFVGTKKQAQDSVKEEAARAGMYFVNQRWLGGTLTNFSTIQKRIKRLKDIERMQEDGTFEVLPKKEVVQLKKELERLEKFLGGIKDMKQLPDALFIIDPRKERIAVAEAKKLHIPIVGIVDTNCDPDEIDYVIPANDDAIRAVKLLTSKIADAILEAKQGEETAVETETTTA from the coding sequence ATGTCAGTAATTTCAATGAAACAATTACTAGAAGCTGGTGTACATTTCGGTCACCAAACTCGCCGTTGGAACCCAAAAATGAAGAAATATATCTTCACTGAGCGTAACGGCATCTACATTATCGATCTTCAAAAAACAGTTAAGAAAGTAGAAGAAGCTTACCGCTTCGTTAAAGAATTAGCTGCTGATGGCGGTACTATGTTATTCGTAGGTACTAAAAAGCAAGCTCAAGATTCTGTTAAAGAAGAAGCAGCTCGCGCTGGTATGTACTTCGTTAACCAACGTTGGTTAGGTGGTACATTAACAAACTTCTCTACAATCCAAAAACGTATTAAGCGTTTAAAAGACATCGAAAGAATGCAAGAAGACGGTACTTTTGAAGTACTACCTAAGAAAGAAGTAGTTCAACTTAAAAAAGAGTTAGAGCGTCTTGAGAAATTCTTAGGCGGTATCAAAGATATGAAACAACTTCCTGATGCATTATTCATCATTGATCCTCGTAAAGAGCGTATCGCAGTAGCAGAAGCTAAAAAATTACACATCCCAATCGTTGGTATCGTAGATACAAACTGTGATCCAGACGAAATTGATTATGTAATCCCTGCAAACGATGATGCAATTCGTGCTGTGAAACTTTTAACTTCTAAAATTGCTGATGCAATCTTAGAAGCAAAACAAGGTGAAGAAACAGCAGTTGAAACTGAAACAACTACTGCTTAA
- the dxr gene encoding 1-deoxy-D-xylulose-5-phosphate reductoisomerase translates to MKKLSLLGATGSIGLQTVDVVQAHRDSFELVAMSFGRNVQEARKIIQLCNPSLVSLMNKEDSETLKAEFPNVTFMYGEEGLVAVATHPETEVVVNAVVGSVGLVPTLEAIKMKKTIALANKETLVTAGHIVMSAAKEYGVDILPVDSEHSAIFQSLQGQDDKAIDRLILTASGGSFRDKTREELKGVTVQEALNHPNWSMGAKITIDSATMMNKGLEAIEARWLFDIPYEQIDVLLHKESIIHSMVEFADTSVIAQLGTPDMRVPIQYALTYPKRLPLQGTNRLSLADIGQLHFSKMDQERFRCLRFAFEAGKEGGTMPTVLNAANECAVQAFLDGAITFLEIEDVIERAMNEHQVIKNPCLSTIKEVDLETRKLVNLLARTN, encoded by the coding sequence TTGAAGAAACTTTCTTTATTAGGTGCTACAGGTTCGATTGGGCTTCAAACGGTTGATGTTGTTCAAGCTCACCGTGACTCTTTTGAACTTGTAGCAATGTCATTTGGTCGAAATGTACAAGAAGCACGTAAAATCATTCAATTATGTAATCCGTCTCTTGTTTCACTTATGAACAAAGAAGACAGTGAAACACTGAAGGCAGAATTTCCAAACGTAACGTTTATGTACGGTGAGGAAGGTCTGGTAGCAGTAGCCACGCATCCAGAAACAGAAGTGGTAGTGAATGCAGTTGTGGGAAGTGTTGGATTAGTACCAACTCTTGAAGCGATTAAAATGAAAAAAACAATTGCGTTAGCTAATAAGGAAACGTTAGTTACAGCAGGACATATTGTTATGAGTGCGGCTAAGGAATATGGGGTGGACATTCTACCAGTAGATAGCGAGCATTCAGCTATTTTTCAAAGCCTTCAAGGGCAGGATGATAAAGCAATTGATCGCTTAATCTTAACAGCTTCTGGTGGAAGCTTCCGAGATAAAACAAGAGAAGAGTTAAAAGGTGTAACGGTTCAAGAAGCATTAAATCATCCAAATTGGTCAATGGGAGCAAAAATCACAATTGACTCAGCTACGATGATGAATAAAGGACTAGAAGCCATTGAGGCACGCTGGCTTTTTGATATTCCTTATGAACAAATTGATGTATTATTACATAAAGAAAGCATTATTCATTCAATGGTAGAGTTTGCTGATACCAGTGTAATTGCACAGCTTGGAACACCGGATATGCGCGTGCCGATTCAATATGCGCTAACTTATCCAAAACGCTTACCGCTGCAGGGAACAAATCGATTAAGCTTGGCTGATATTGGCCAGCTACACTTTTCAAAAATGGATCAAGAACGCTTTAGATGTTTGCGTTTTGCTTTTGAAGCAGGTAAAGAAGGCGGTACAATGCCAACAGTTTTAAACGCAGCAAATGAATGTGCTGTTCAAGCCTTTTTAGATGGAGCTATTACGTTTTTAGAAATTGAAGATGTGATTGAACGAGCAATGAATGAGCATCAGGTTATAAAAAATCCTTGCTTGTCTACAATAAAAGAAGTAGATTTAGAAACAAGAAAACTTGTAAACCTTTTAGCTCGTACTAATTAA
- the rseP gene encoding RIP metalloprotease RseP has product MNTVIAFIIIFGALVFFHELGHLIFAKRAGILCREFAIGFGPKILSFKRDETVYTIRLLPLGGFVRMAGEDPEMIDVKPGQVIGLLFNNDERVEKVIINNKEQYPDARVIEVEHADLEHEMIIKGYESEDEERLHTFRVAEESYFIVDGDEVQIAPYSRQFASKTLGQRAMAIFAGPLMNFVLAFVIFVVLGISQGYAVDKPVLGELTKDGAAIEAGLKQGDEVQAIDGAAVSTWQDVVEIIRKHPEQEIMFTVNRGDETREIEVTPDSREMGEEKIGLIGVYAPVEKSVIGSITNGATETATWMKEIVTGLGKLVTGQFSLDMLSGPVGIYAATDQVAQSGIYYLMKWAAVLSINLGIVNLLPIPALDGGRLVFFAVEAVRGKPIDRQKEGVVHFIGFALLMLLMLVVTWNDIQSFFL; this is encoded by the coding sequence TTGAATACGGTCATTGCGTTTATTATTATCTTTGGTGCTCTTGTCTTTTTCCATGAGTTAGGGCACTTGATTTTTGCGAAACGAGCTGGGATTCTATGCCGTGAATTTGCCATTGGCTTTGGACCAAAAATTCTTTCGTTCAAACGAGATGAAACAGTCTATACAATTCGCTTATTGCCATTAGGTGGATTTGTACGTATGGCCGGTGAAGATCCGGAAATGATTGATGTGAAACCGGGTCAAGTTATTGGCTTGCTATTTAATAATGATGAAAGAGTAGAAAAAGTCATCATTAATAATAAAGAGCAGTACCCAGATGCCAGAGTTATTGAAGTAGAGCATGCAGACTTAGAGCATGAAATGATTATAAAAGGATATGAATCAGAAGACGAGGAACGACTACACACCTTTAGAGTGGCAGAAGAGTCGTACTTTATTGTGGACGGTGATGAAGTTCAAATCGCACCGTACAGTCGTCAATTTGCTTCTAAAACGTTGGGACAACGTGCTATGGCTATCTTTGCGGGTCCTTTAATGAACTTTGTGCTAGCGTTTGTTATTTTTGTGGTGCTAGGAATTTCCCAAGGCTATGCAGTGGATAAACCTGTACTTGGTGAATTAACTAAGGACGGCGCTGCTATTGAAGCTGGATTGAAACAGGGTGATGAAGTACAAGCAATTGATGGTGCAGCTGTGTCGACATGGCAGGATGTTGTTGAAATCATTCGTAAGCATCCAGAGCAAGAAATCATGTTCACCGTTAATCGTGGTGATGAAACGCGTGAAATAGAGGTAACACCGGATAGTCGTGAAATGGGAGAAGAAAAAATCGGTTTAATTGGTGTGTATGCACCTGTTGAAAAATCGGTAATTGGCTCGATCACAAACGGTGCAACCGAAACAGCAACGTGGATGAAAGAAATTGTGACTGGACTAGGCAAGTTAGTGACGGGGCAATTTTCACTTGATATGCTCTCCGGCCCTGTTGGTATTTATGCAGCTACTGACCAAGTAGCACAATCAGGTATTTACTATCTAATGAAGTGGGCGGCTGTTTTAAGCATTAACTTAGGAATCGTTAATCTGTTACCAATTCCAGCTCTAGATGGTGGACGTCTCGTATTCTTCGCAGTTGAAGCGGTACGTGGTAAGCCGATTGATCGACAAAAAGAAGGTGTAGTTCACTTTATTGGATTTGCGTTACTTATGCTATTAATGCTTGTGGTAACATGGAATGACATTCAAAGTTTCTTTTTATAA
- the pyrH gene encoding UMP kinase — protein sequence MSQAKYNRIVLKLSGEALAGEDGFGINPSIIKSVAEQVKDVYDLGVEVAVVVGGGNIWRGKIGSEMGMDRAAADYMGMLATVMNSLALQDSLENIGVQTRVQTSIEMRQVAEPYIRRKAVRHLEKKRVVIFAAGTGNPYFSTDTTAALRAAEIEADVILMAKNNVDGVYSADPKLVPDAVKYETLTYIDVLKDGLAVMDSTASSLCMDNDIPLIVFSITEEGNIKRAVTGENIGTIVRGK from the coding sequence ATGAGTCAAGCAAAATATAATCGTATTGTATTAAAATTAAGTGGCGAAGCATTAGCAGGAGAAGATGGATTTGGTATTAATCCTTCTATCATTAAGTCGGTTGCAGAGCAAGTGAAAGACGTTTATGACTTAGGCGTTGAAGTAGCAGTAGTCGTTGGTGGTGGAAACATTTGGCGTGGGAAAATTGGTAGTGAAATGGGAATGGACCGTGCAGCTGCAGATTACATGGGCATGCTTGCAACTGTTATGAACTCACTAGCACTTCAAGATAGCCTAGAGAACATTGGAGTACAAACTCGCGTTCAAACGTCTATCGAAATGAGACAAGTTGCTGAACCATACATAAGAAGAAAAGCGGTTCGTCACCTTGAGAAGAAACGCGTTGTAATTTTTGCAGCAGGTACAGGCAATCCTTACTTCTCTACTGATACTACAGCTGCGTTACGTGCGGCTGAAATTGAAGCAGATGTAATTCTAATGGCGAAAAATAATGTTGATGGTGTATACAGTGCTGATCCGAAATTAGTTCCAGACGCAGTAAAGTATGAAACATTAACATACATTGATGTCTTAAAAGATGGACTAGCTGTAATGGATTCGACTGCTTCTTCTCTATGCATGGATAATGATATTCCATTAATCGTCTTCTCCATTACGGAAGAAGGAAACATCAAACGTGCCGTAACAGGCGAAAATATCGGAACAATTGTAAGGGGGAAATAA
- a CDS encoding isoprenyl transferase — MLKKIQAWKKSQNPGTQSLEERKERVKKQAVPEHIAIIMDGNGRWAQKRALPRMMGHHEGMKVVRQITKAANQLGVKALTLYAFSTENWKRPKVEVEFLMKLPEEFLTTFLPELIEENVQVRIMGEKSELPSHTLRAVDKAIHETKDNTGLILNFALNYGSRHEIVKAVQAIAKDVESHNLNPAEINDEVFSSYLMSGSLQDPDLLIRTSGELRLSNFMLWQLAYTEFWFTDVLWPDFKENHLIEAIEAFQNRGRRFGGV; from the coding sequence ATGTTAAAAAAAATTCAAGCATGGAAAAAAAGTCAAAATCCAGGCACACAGTCTCTTGAGGAAAGAAAAGAGAGAGTGAAAAAGCAGGCTGTACCAGAACACATTGCAATTATTATGGATGGTAATGGTCGCTGGGCACAAAAAAGAGCACTTCCTAGAATGATGGGACATCATGAGGGAATGAAAGTCGTTCGACAAATTACAAAAGCAGCAAACCAATTGGGCGTTAAAGCACTAACTTTATATGCTTTTTCAACAGAGAACTGGAAACGACCAAAAGTGGAAGTAGAATTTCTTATGAAGTTACCCGAGGAATTTTTAACGACTTTTTTACCAGAGCTAATTGAAGAAAATGTTCAAGTGCGCATTATGGGAGAGAAAAGTGAACTACCTTCTCACACATTACGTGCAGTTGATAAGGCAATCCATGAAACCAAAGACAATACGGGCCTTATTTTGAATTTTGCACTTAATTATGGAAGCCGACATGAAATCGTTAAGGCTGTTCAAGCAATTGCAAAGGATGTTGAATCTCACAATTTAAATCCTGCTGAAATTAATGACGAAGTGTTTTCCTCGTATTTAATGAGTGGGAGTTTACAAGATCCAGATTTGTTAATTCGAACAAGTGGTGAACTGCGTTTAAGTAACTTTATGCTTTGGCAGTTAGCTTATACCGAGTTTTGGTTTACAGATGTATTATGGCCAGATTTTAAAGAAAATCATTTAATTGAAGCAATTGAGGCGTTCCAAAATCGTGGACGTCGCTTTGGTGGAGTCTAA
- a CDS encoding proline--tRNA ligase, protein MRQSATLIPTLREVPADAEVKSHQLLLRSGFIRQNASGVYSFLPLGKKVLHKVEEIVRQEMERAGSVELLMPALQQAELWKESGRWYSYGPELMRMNDRHSREFALGATHEEVITSLLRDEVKSYKRLPLNLYQIQTKFRDEKRPRFGLLRGREFVMKDAYSFHASQESLDEVYDKMYEAYSRIFERCGLNFRAVIADSGAMGGKDTHEFMVLSEIGEDTIAYSDTSSYAANIEMAPVVTQYEKSNEAPVELQKVNTPDVRTIEEVAAFLNVEASSCIKSLLFKVDDRFVLVLARGDHEINDIKVKNYFEATVVELATPEEAKEVMAAQIGSLGPIQVSEKIEVVADHAVKAVVNGVCGANEDGVHYQGVNPERDFTATYEDFRFIQEGDASPDGQGIIKFAKGIEVGHVFKLGTRYSEAMGATYLDENGRSQPMIMGCYGIGVSRTLAAIAEQFNDEKGFVWPQAVAPYHVHVITVNVKNDEQRELGETLYNQLLDRRVEVLLDDRQERVGVKFADSDLIGIPVRVTVGKRASEGIVEVKMRQTGESFEVHVDEVEAKIMEMLAK, encoded by the coding sequence ATGAGACAAAGTGCAACATTAATTCCTACATTAAGAGAAGTACCTGCTGATGCAGAAGTAAAAAGCCATCAGCTTTTATTAAGATCAGGTTTTATTCGCCAAAATGCTAGTGGCGTATACAGCTTCTTACCATTAGGTAAGAAAGTGCTTCACAAAGTCGAAGAAATTGTAAGACAAGAAATGGAGCGTGCTGGCTCAGTTGAATTACTAATGCCTGCACTTCAACAAGCAGAGTTGTGGAAAGAGTCTGGTCGTTGGTATTCATATGGACCAGAATTGATGCGTATGAACGATCGTCATAGTCGTGAATTTGCTTTAGGCGCAACTCATGAAGAAGTTATTACAAGTTTGCTTCGTGATGAAGTAAAATCATACAAAAGATTACCTTTAAACCTATATCAAATTCAAACAAAGTTTCGTGATGAAAAACGTCCACGTTTTGGACTATTGCGTGGTCGTGAGTTTGTGATGAAAGATGCTTATTCTTTCCATGCTTCACAAGAAAGTTTGGATGAAGTATACGATAAGATGTATGAAGCGTATAGCCGCATCTTCGAACGCTGCGGATTAAACTTCCGCGCAGTTATTGCAGACTCAGGGGCAATGGGTGGAAAAGATACGCATGAGTTTATGGTACTATCTGAAATTGGTGAAGATACAATTGCTTATTCTGATACATCTTCTTATGCTGCCAATATTGAAATGGCTCCAGTCGTAACACAGTATGAGAAATCAAACGAAGCGCCTGTTGAACTTCAAAAAGTAAATACGCCTGATGTTCGTACAATTGAAGAAGTCGCAGCGTTCTTAAATGTGGAAGCATCATCATGTATTAAGTCGCTGTTATTTAAGGTAGATGACCGCTTTGTATTGGTCTTAGCTCGTGGAGATCATGAGATTAATGATATCAAAGTGAAAAATTATTTTGAAGCAACAGTTGTTGAGCTTGCAACACCAGAGGAAGCAAAAGAAGTGATGGCAGCTCAAATCGGTTCACTTGGTCCTATTCAAGTAAGTGAGAAAATTGAAGTAGTCGCAGATCATGCAGTAAAAGCTGTTGTAAATGGCGTATGTGGAGCAAATGAAGACGGTGTTCACTACCAAGGCGTGAATCCAGAGAGAGATTTTACAGCAACATATGAAGACTTCCGTTTTATTCAAGAGGGAGACGCTTCTCCAGATGGACAAGGTATTATTAAGTTCGCTAAAGGAATTGAAGTAGGTCACGTATTCAAATTAGGCACGCGCTATAGCGAAGCAATGGGTGCAACATACCTAGATGAAAATGGTCGTTCGCAGCCAATGATTATGGGCTGCTATGGAATTGGTGTATCACGTACATTAGCAGCAATCGCTGAGCAGTTTAACGATGAGAAAGGCTTTGTATGGCCTCAAGCTGTTGCACCTTATCATGTACATGTTATCACGGTGAATGTGAAGAATGATGAGCAGAGAGAGCTTGGTGAAACGTTATATAACCAGCTATTAGATCGTCGTGTAGAAGTATTGCTTGATGATCGCCAAGAACGAGTAGGGGTTAAATTCGCAGATTCAGATTTAATTGGAATTCCAGTGCGTGTTACGGTTGGTAAACGTGCTTCTGAAGGAATTGTAGAAGTAAAAATGCGTCAAACAGGAGAATCATTTGAAGTCCATGTTGACGAGGTAGAAGCAAAAATTATGGAAATGTTAGCTAAGTAA
- a CDS encoding chemotaxis protein CheC: MTKNKTSLDNLKFGAIHLDVLKEIANIGAANSATALSHLVRKRIEMRLPSVKIAGINEAVEEIGGPERVVVQFLLQIKGDIQGSLFFLLSVDDTKTLLGCLLDESSIEIESLNFLQSALVRSALCEIGNILCGAYLTALADLTTLHLYPSLPAVCIDMLGATVTSGLLEKGYQMESVLIIETTLQEQAHSSVMKGSFLLIPDNRSIQPLFQALGVPLHE; encoded by the coding sequence ATGACCAAGAATAAAACCAGCTTAGATAATCTGAAGTTTGGCGCAATTCATTTAGATGTTTTAAAAGAAATAGCTAATATTGGAGCAGCTAATTCAGCGACTGCTCTTTCTCATTTGGTGAGAAAAAGAATTGAGATGCGACTTCCAAGCGTAAAGATTGCGGGCATAAATGAAGCGGTTGAAGAAATTGGAGGACCTGAGCGAGTAGTAGTACAATTTTTATTACAGATTAAAGGAGATATCCAAGGAAGCCTATTCTTTCTATTATCAGTAGATGATACTAAGACGTTACTAGGCTGTTTATTAGATGAATCCTCCATAGAAATTGAAAGCTTAAATTTCCTTCAATCAGCATTAGTGAGGTCTGCGCTATGTGAAATAGGAAATATTCTATGTGGCGCCTATTTAACTGCGCTTGCAGACTTAACAACTCTTCACCTTTACCCTTCGTTACCAGCTGTTTGTATAGATATGCTTGGTGCTACGGTGACAAGTGGGTTACTGGAAAAAGGATATCAGATGGAATCGGTTTTAATAATTGAAACAACGTTACAAGAACAAGCGCACTCTTCCGTTATGAAAGGGAGTTTTCTTCTTATTCCGGACAACCGTTCCATTCAACCGTTGTTTCAAGCATTAGGGGTACCATTGCATGAGTAA
- the tsf gene encoding translation elongation factor Ts, whose translation MAITAQMVKELREKTGAGMMDCKKALTETGGDMEKAIDFLREKGIAKAAKKSDRIAAEGLTYIEAQGNEAVILEVNSETDFVAKNEGFQKLTKELAAHILANKPANVEEAVAQKMESGATVEEHINSAIATIGEKLSLRRFAVVSKTDADAFGAYLHMGGRIGVLTVLSGTTDEQAAKDVAMHIAAINPKYVSRDEVSAEETEREREVLTQQALNEGKPEKIVAKMVEGRLSKFFEDICLLDQTFVKNPDQKVRQFVESKGATVESFVRFEVGEGIEKRQDNFAEEVMSQVKK comes from the coding sequence ATGGCAATTACAGCTCAAATGGTAAAAGAATTACGTGAAAAAACTGGCGCTGGTATGATGGATTGTAAAAAAGCATTAACTGAAACTGGCGGTGACATGGAAAAAGCAATCGATTTCTTACGTGAAAAAGGTATTGCTAAAGCTGCTAAGAAATCTGATCGTATCGCTGCTGAAGGTTTAACTTACATTGAAGCACAAGGTAACGAAGCTGTTATTCTTGAAGTAAACTCTGAAACAGATTTCGTTGCGAAAAACGAAGGATTCCAGAAGTTAACAAAAGAACTTGCTGCACATATCTTAGCTAACAAACCAGCTAACGTTGAAGAAGCTGTTGCTCAAAAAATGGAAAGTGGAGCTACTGTAGAAGAGCATATCAATTCAGCAATCGCTACAATTGGTGAAAAACTTTCTCTACGTCGTTTCGCTGTAGTAAGCAAAACAGATGCTGATGCATTTGGTGCTTACTTACACATGGGTGGACGCATTGGTGTATTAACAGTATTATCTGGTACAACTGATGAGCAAGCTGCAAAAGATGTTGCAATGCACATCGCTGCTATCAACCCTAAATATGTATCTCGTGACGAAGTTTCTGCTGAAGAAACTGAGCGTGAGCGCGAAGTATTAACACAACAAGCACTAAACGAAGGTAAGCCAGAAAAAATCGTTGCAAAAATGGTTGAAGGTCGCTTAAGCAAATTCTTCGAAGATATCTGCTTATTAGATCAAACATTTGTTAAAAATCCTGATCAAAAAGTTCGTCAATTTGTTGAGAGCAAAGGCGCAACAGTAGAGAGCTTTGTACGCTTTGAAGTAGGAGAAGGTATTGAGAAGCGTCAAGACAACTTTGCTGAAGAAGTAATGAGCCAAGTTAAAAAGTAA
- a CDS encoding FliA/WhiG family RNA polymerase sigma factor, whose product MTSVNVMDEKKRWEKWSKQRDEEAGNLLVKQYMPLVNYHVQRIGVGLPRNVHKEELKSLGLIGLYDALEKFDHERDLKFDTYASFRIRGAILDGLRKEDWLSRSAREKAKRVEHTIEKLEQRYLRNVTVQEIASEIKMTEEEVVHVMNEGFFANVLSIEEPIKEHDEGDHQSYAIRDERMITPEDHLLKEEYFAELVQIIEQLNEKEQLVISLFYKEELTFTEIGHILGLSTSRISQIHSKALFKLRNTLNKMM is encoded by the coding sequence ATGACAAGTGTAAATGTAATGGATGAAAAGAAACGGTGGGAAAAATGGTCGAAACAAAGAGATGAAGAGGCTGGTAATTTGCTAGTGAAGCAATATATGCCCCTTGTTAATTACCATGTGCAACGAATTGGAGTGGGTTTACCTCGAAATGTACATAAAGAAGAGTTGAAAAGCCTTGGCTTAATAGGTTTGTATGATGCACTTGAAAAATTTGACCATGAACGTGATTTGAAATTTGATACGTATGCATCATTCCGAATCAGAGGTGCTATTTTAGATGGATTACGAAAAGAGGATTGGCTATCTAGAAGCGCGCGTGAAAAAGCTAAAAGGGTGGAGCATACGATAGAAAAACTGGAACAACGATATTTGCGAAATGTTACTGTTCAAGAAATTGCTAGTGAAATAAAGATGACAGAAGAAGAAGTCGTTCATGTAATGAATGAAGGTTTTTTTGCTAATGTGTTATCAATTGAGGAACCAATAAAAGAGCATGATGAAGGTGATCATCAATCGTATGCAATTCGTGATGAACGAATGATTACTCCTGAAGACCATCTTTTAAAAGAAGAATACTTTGCGGAATTGGTACAGATAATTGAACAGCTTAACGAGAAAGAACAGCTTGTTATTTCATTGTTTTATAAAGAAGAATTGACTTTTACTGAGATTGGACACATTTTGGGTTTATCCACATCACGTATTTCACAAATACACTCAAAAGCTCTTTTTAAACTAAGAAATACGTTAAATAAAATGATGTAG
- the frr gene encoding ribosome recycling factor, with amino-acid sequence MAKQVLQDAKERMEKALQSYSRELASIRAGRASASLLDRVTVEYYGVPTPINQLAQVSVPEARMLVIQPYDKSQLGEVEKAIMKSDLGLTPTSDGSIIRLSIPALTEERRKELVKTVKKASEDAKVAVRNIRRDANDDLKKLEKNGEITEDDLRGYSDDIQKLTDDHIAKVDSVTKDKEQEIMAV; translated from the coding sequence ATGGCAAAACAAGTGTTGCAAGATGCGAAGGAAAGAATGGAAAAAGCACTTCAGTCATATAGCCGTGAATTGGCTTCAATTCGCGCTGGTCGTGCGAGTGCTTCATTATTAGACCGCGTGACGGTTGAATACTATGGTGTTCCAACACCAATTAATCAACTTGCACAAGTTAGCGTACCCGAAGCTCGTATGTTGGTAATCCAACCTTATGATAAATCACAGCTTGGTGAAGTGGAAAAAGCAATCATGAAATCTGATTTAGGTTTAACGCCAACAAGCGATGGTTCAATTATCCGCTTATCGATTCCTGCTTTAACAGAAGAGCGTCGTAAAGAGCTTGTTAAAACAGTGAAAAAAGCTTCTGAAGATGCGAAAGTAGCAGTTCGTAATATTCGTCGTGATGCAAATGATGACCTTAAAAAGTTAGAGAAAAACGGTGAGATTACTGAAGATGATCTTCGCGGATACAGTGATGATATTCAGAAGTTAACAGATGACCACATTGCTAAAGTGGATAGCGTAACAAAAGATAAAGAACAGGAAATTATGGCGGTATAA
- a CDS encoding chemotaxis protein CheD has product MSKHIVKVGISDMNVVQEPDLIRTAGLGSCVGVVLYDDILKVAGLAHIMLPNSRHVKGSFNRAKYADTAIIDLIEMLVHLGANKRRLCAKIAGGAQMFQFTSSNDFMKIGARNIIAVEQELKEHHITLISKDVGGTNGRTIEFNPTTSQLMVRTVNKGVVEI; this is encoded by the coding sequence ATGAGTAAGCATATTGTAAAAGTTGGCATTTCAGATATGAATGTTGTGCAAGAACCGGATTTAATTCGAACAGCAGGCTTAGGCTCGTGCGTAGGGGTTGTATTGTATGATGACATCTTAAAGGTGGCCGGTCTGGCTCATATTATGCTGCCGAATTCTCGGCATGTGAAAGGCTCATTTAACCGTGCTAAGTATGCAGATACAGCTATTATTGATTTAATTGAAATGCTCGTACATCTAGGTGCCAATAAAAGACGCTTATGTGCCAAAATAGCAGGTGGTGCGCAGATGTTTCAATTCACTTCAAGTAATGACTTTATGAAGATTGGTGCTCGGAATATTATAGCCGTGGAGCAAGAGTTAAAGGAACATCATATTACGTTAATATCAAAAGATGTGGGAGGAACAAACGGCAGAACAATTGAATTCAACCCCACAACTTCACAGTTAATGGTTCGAACGGTAAATAAAGGTGTGGTTGAAATCTAG